TATTGCCCAGTTCCACCTGTTGGCTCCTCTGTGGTACAGGTCTGTTCCTGTTTTATTCCTGCCCCAGTTACATGAGACACTGAGCAGGAGATGTCAGTGTAGCAGAATGTGGGCTACACTACACTGGGCAGGAGTGACAGAGACCTGTGAGCACCAGAGCACTTCTTACCAAAGACAGCTCAGTGTCCACAGTGAACCCAGATCATGAATTCTGGGAAATTCTTGTTCCTCCAGGAGTACAAAGCCTTGCCAGACTGAGCTTCTAAGGGAAGCTGCCAACCCTGTGTTCACATTTGTAAGATCTAAGCATGGTTTATAATACATAAAAAATTGTCTTCCTCAGAGCAATAAACAAtgtatgcaaaaaaaaattacaaaataaatctAATTAATTTTACTAAAGAAATCTGAAGTTACTTCATTTATTAGCAAAAAACTTGTGCATTTTCCACATGCAATGCATTCATTTGTGCTGCATCTTGGTTTAAAAAGTTGTGTTACCTAGGGGCTCTGCAAAAATTTCCGAAGTCCATCAGTAATACTTGCTTAAAGACttgcaaggggaaaaaagaacccaaataaccacattcttttatttttcccctctgattAGAAATCAGAATTGAACTATTCACCTATACTGATGGTAAACAGACTCATTTACAGCTACTTCACTTGTAATTGCAGCTGGGTAACAGCAGATATGAATTACTGATAACCATTAATGATGTGATAAAACCCCATTACCCATTCAGTAATTTTAAGACTGAATACATTTggattcatttaaaaaaaaaacaccaaaaacaaaaacaaaaaacacaaaggaaaggaACTCCCCCCATCACCTTCAATATATGGTTTCTATTttagaagagaaataaataggTTAAATTCAGCAGTGACCATCTGATgtattaaacattaaaaaacaccaaacaaaccaGGAACTGTGAAGTTTAGCAGttgcattattttattaattcaatCTAAGGAAGCTAAATGTTTATGCTTAGCTACACTGATTTCCTTGGAGAAGTCTGTATACTTCTAGTCAGGCAAGCTTCAGGACTTCTTGTACCATTGTTCCAATTCCATCAAAGATTTCATGCAGAGGAGCTTTGCACATGAAAGCACAGGTAGTAACTATTTTATTGGCTTTATCCACGTGGGATTCATTTACATTTTTGCAAATGTGCTTACATCCAAGCTCTGCTATAGCAGATGCCGTTTCAGCATCAGGAAATCTGtcaataaaaatactttaattaaCATAAAGCAATGATACAGCCATAAAATTCTGCACACATAACTTGAATGAGAGAACTACAATATCTACGTGAGTCTTTAACTGATGATGACAAGGGAGTTGGAGGCTGCTACTATCTGATTTTCCTATCCCCTACAGACACATCAAGTGATCTAATACCTTTGAAAACAAGGTCTGAAATATGGAGCCACAATATGTCAGAAGGTACAATAGTTTTTAACAATCTTTCCTTAAGTTTGGAAGATGATACCAAGTGCAGGCATAACTGATCTTTAAAAGCTTGAGAGAAGCCAGCTGAACTTGCAACCTTCTCCAACACCTCCATGTAAAGTGTTCCTCTGGGATCTCTagagattttgattttttttttttcctctttctgatAAAGAAGGAACAGATTGCAATCTGTTCTGAACAGAATCCCCCACTACAGCTGCTGATAAATTTAATTCAGAAGTTTTATTGGGAGTTGACAGTTCTTGAGGCAGTACTGATTTCTGCCAGGTCCTGTTCTCATCTCCCTCCCCTAAAGTGGCCCCAAACCACTACCACCAGaaaaacttttattaaaaatcccTGAGTTAGCAGTTGGACTCGCCCATCCTAGAGaacttttccaacctaaacaattccatgataTCACAGATCAGTATATATCTGGTTGTAGCATCACAAGTCACCCAACCTCATGGATTCACTCTGTCTGCCCTGAGAGTTCTGTGCCTACTACTATTATTATAGTGAAAACTGTCactaatttttcttaaaagtaaCTAAGTTCCCCTAGGTTTACTGCTACCAAAGAAATTTTTGCCTAGAAGCCTGTCCATTTCCTAATCTTAATTCCAAGGAAAATCCTCGCCATCCATTTCCTTCTTACCTTCCATCTATGTTTTTATCCTGACCGACCGTAACCTCACAACCAGGAAAGACTTTGGCTGCCAGAACTGGTGATATGCAGCACAAACCAATGGGCTTTTTAGCACTGTGGAAGGCCTGGAGTGTGGAGTTCACGTGCTCATTGACAGTACAGTTCTTGCCATCTACAGCCCAGGAACACAGATTCTTTGCTACACCAAaaccacctaagaaaaaaatcaaaccaaaaccaaaaagctaAAATATAAGGCACCGCTAAAAGCTATTAAATTTGATAACAGCACACACCAAACAGAAGCTCTTTTTCACAACATAATCTTGGTATCAGTGGGACTGTTAAGTGACTGTACTGAAAGCCTTACAATGTCACTGTAACCTGTAAACAATGGGTTTACAATGTTAAAATTTTAACTGTGCACTTCTTTATACTGTGTAGGTTATATATAGGCCAGAAAGCTTAACCTTGTTTCAAAAAGTAACAAATAGACAAAGAGGAAACCTCACAATCGTCTGCTAGTCACTAGAACAGCTGTACCATCTGTTGTGCACTCAATAAGGAAGAGGGACCAGAAAACCACTACTAGTTAAAACCACAAGTATGGAGCTCATGGGAGTAATGAAAACAGGATTTGGCCCTCTATAGTAATTAACTCTAAAGTTTTACTTTGATGCTTAAGCAATtatagaataatttttctt
The sequence above is a segment of the Haemorhous mexicanus isolate bHaeMex1 chromosome 2, bHaeMex1.pri, whole genome shotgun sequence genome. Coding sequences within it:
- the LOC132323680 gene encoding glutamine amidotransferase-like class 1 domain-containing protein 3, mitochondrial; protein product: MGKRVALVLAGCGVFDGSEIHEASAALVHLSRGGAEVKIFAPNIEQRDVVNHLKGSPAEEKRNVLVESARLARGNIQDLAELKASEFDAVIFPGGFGVAKNLCSWAVDGKNCTVNEHVNSTLQAFHSAKKPIGLCCISPVLAAKVFPGCEVTVGQDKNIDGRFPDAETASAIAELGCKHICKNVNESHVDKANKIVTTCAFMCKAPLHEIFDGIGTMVQEVLKLA